A genomic segment from bacterium encodes:
- a CDS encoding acyl carrier protein, whose product MEPDPRALALIDFIVRHVLRSPALHIDPDTPLLSTGVLDSFALVEVLHELERVAGRRIPAGRVSPDDFETVRLMLAAAERVGLPS is encoded by the coding sequence ATGGAACCTGATCCCCGCGCCCTGGCGTTGATCGATTTCATCGTGCGGCATGTGCTACGCAGTCCCGCGCTGCACATCGACCCCGACACGCCGCTGCTCTCCACCGGTGTGCTGGACTCGTTCGCATTGGTCGAGGTCTTGCACGAGCTGGAGCGGGTGGCCGGGCGGCGTATCCCCGCAGGCCGCGTCAGCCCCGACGATTTCGAGACGGTGCGTCTGATGCTTGCCGCGGCGGAACGAGTTGGGTTGCCATCATGA